A single window of Methanoculleus oceani DNA harbors:
- a CDS encoding PaaI family thioesterase, protein MGYIDELKRVGRDANPFFTLMGIEVGEFGDGCARLTMEVRPDMLNGAGWLQGGIYVALADEAIALALYTLLAENERIATIDEHTSFIKGVNVGTIAATGRVIRKGRRVAFADGEVRSAADDTLLARTSTSFAVIEK, encoded by the coding sequence GTGGGCTACATTGACGAACTAAAACGGGTTGGAAGAGACGCGAATCCCTTCTTTACGTTGATGGGGATAGAGGTGGGTGAGTTCGGCGACGGGTGCGCCCGCCTCACCATGGAGGTCAGACCGGATATGCTGAACGGTGCCGGGTGGCTCCAGGGAGGGATCTACGTGGCGCTCGCAGACGAGGCGATTGCCCTTGCACTCTACACGCTCCTTGCCGAGAACGAAAGGATCGCCACGATCGACGAGCACACCAGTTTCATCAAAGGCGTCAACGTCGGGACGATAGCCGCCACCGGAAGGGTCATCCGCAAAGGGCGCCGGGTGGCGTTTGCAGACGGAGAGGTCCGGAGCGCGGCGGACGACACGCTTCTTGCCCGGACGTCGACATCGTTTGCGGTCATCGAGAAGTGA
- a CDS encoding CTP synthase has product MKYIVVTGGVMSGLGKGITTASIGRLLKNRGYQVTAVKIDPYLNIDAGTMNPAQHGEVFVLSDGGEVDLDLGNYERFLNISLRSIHNITTGKVYRDVIEKERRGDFLGATVQIIPHITDEIRHCIGRAAKEQINGDRVAEICLVEVGGTVGDIESMPFLEAVRQMHGELAPEDMILVHVTLVPVDTMGDFKTKPTQHSVKALRELGLQPDIIVARSREVLSPQTKKKISTFTDVPAKAVISAKDVPDIYQIPMELEKEGLADVVCNYLTLDNREPDTAWYRVVSQEYTNRATVAIVSKYGIEDVYISIKESLKHAGRALSTEVNIRWLDAEAFELRDLADVDGILIPGGFGKRGIEGKIRAIQYARENNKPYLGLCLGFQLSVIEYARHVLGIPDATSEEMGPGAHVIAILPEQEEVSDLGGTMRLGNCDVVLKEGTRVAGLYGRTAIVERHRHRYEVNPKFIADLENAGLVFSGTCGNRMEVCELPDHPFYLATQFHPEFRSSPTNPSPPYIGFVAACKKNKSTSDTR; this is encoded by the coding sequence TTGAAGTATATCGTTGTAACCGGCGGCGTCATGAGCGGGCTCGGGAAGGGCATCACCACCGCATCCATCGGCCGCCTCTTAAAAAACCGCGGATACCAGGTAACGGCGGTGAAGATCGACCCGTACCTGAACATCGATGCCGGCACCATGAACCCCGCCCAGCACGGTGAGGTCTTCGTCCTCTCCGACGGCGGGGAAGTCGACCTCGACCTCGGCAACTACGAACGGTTCCTGAACATCAGCCTCAGATCAATCCACAATATCACGACGGGCAAGGTTTACCGGGACGTCATCGAGAAAGAGCGGCGCGGGGACTTCCTCGGCGCGACCGTCCAGATCATCCCTCACATCACCGACGAGATCCGGCACTGCATCGGCCGGGCGGCAAAGGAGCAGATCAACGGCGACAGGGTAGCCGAGATCTGCCTGGTGGAGGTCGGCGGCACGGTCGGCGATATCGAGAGCATGCCGTTCCTCGAGGCCGTCCGGCAGATGCACGGCGAACTCGCGCCGGAGGACATGATCCTGGTCCATGTCACCCTGGTCCCGGTGGACACCATGGGAGACTTCAAGACCAAGCCCACGCAGCACTCGGTCAAGGCCCTGCGGGAACTCGGGCTACAGCCCGACATCATCGTCGCGAGGAGCCGCGAGGTGCTCAGCCCGCAGACGAAGAAGAAGATATCCACCTTCACCGATGTCCCGGCAAAAGCCGTGATCTCGGCAAAGGACGTCCCCGACATCTACCAGATCCCGATGGAACTGGAGAAGGAGGGGCTTGCGGACGTCGTCTGCAACTACCTGACCCTCGATAACAGGGAGCCGGACACCGCGTGGTACCGGGTCGTCTCGCAGGAATACACGAACCGGGCGACGGTCGCCATCGTCAGCAAGTACGGGATCGAGGACGTCTACATCTCCATCAAGGAGTCGCTCAAGCATGCAGGCAGGGCGCTCTCCACCGAGGTAAACATACGCTGGCTGGATGCGGAGGCGTTCGAACTCCGTGACCTTGCCGATGTCGACGGCATCCTGATCCCGGGAGGGTTCGGCAAGCGCGGCATCGAAGGTAAGATCCGGGCGATACAGTATGCCCGCGAGAACAACAAACCCTACCTCGGCCTCTGCCTCGGCTTCCAGCTCTCGGTGATCGAGTATGCGCGGCACGTCCTCGGCATTCCCGATGCCACCAGCGAAGAGATGGGACCAGGGGCGCACGTCATCGCCATCCTCCCCGAGCAGGAGGAGGTCTCTGATCTCGGCGGCACGATGCGCCTCGGGAACTGCGACGTCGTTCTCAAGGAAGGGACGAGGGTGGCCGGCCTCTACGGCAGGACCGCGATCGTGGAGCGGCACCGGCACCGCTACGAGGTGAACCCGAAGTTCATCGCCGACCTTGAGAACGCCGGCCTCGTCTTCTCGGGCACCTGCGGGAACCGGATGGAGGTCTGCGAACTCCCGGATCACCCCTTCTACCTCGCGACACAGTTCCACCCCGAGTTCAGATCGAGCCCCACAAACCCCTCCCCGCCCTACATCGGCTTTGTAGCTGCATGCAAAAAGAATAAATCAACTTCAGATACCAGGTGA
- the guaA gene encoding glutamine-hydrolyzing GMP synthase translates to MVNVEKFIDQAVRQIRDTAGVDKVVMALSGGVDSSVCAALAARAIGDQLVPIYVDTGLMRKGETERIRSLFADVNLRVVDAADEFFEALTGVTDPEEKRKVIGAKFIRIFEREAKRTGATMLLQGTIYPDRIESEGGIKSHHNVGGMPLDIEFKGVIEPLADLYKDEVRDVAGGLGLPVEIQHRMPFPGPGLAVRVLGEVTREKIAIVREANAIVEECLVEKFQPWQCFAALLGLGTGVKGDIRLHGWIVAVRAVQSRDGMTADPLLLPYDTLARIATRITAEIPGVARVVYDVTPKPPATIEYE, encoded by the coding sequence ATGGTAAACGTTGAGAAGTTTATCGATCAGGCAGTCCGGCAGATACGCGATACTGCAGGTGTTGATAAAGTCGTGATGGCACTCTCCGGCGGCGTGGACTCGTCGGTCTGCGCGGCACTGGCTGCCCGTGCCATCGGCGACCAACTCGTCCCGATATACGTGGATACCGGCCTCATGCGGAAGGGAGAGACCGAACGGATTCGGTCTCTCTTTGCCGACGTAAACCTCCGTGTCGTGGATGCGGCAGATGAATTCTTCGAGGCGCTCACAGGCGTCACGGACCCCGAAGAGAAGCGCAAGGTCATCGGTGCGAAGTTCATCCGGATCTTCGAGCGTGAAGCAAAAAGGACGGGAGCGACGATGCTCCTGCAGGGGACCATCTACCCCGACCGTATCGAGAGCGAAGGGGGCATCAAGAGCCACCACAACGTGGGAGGCATGCCCCTCGATATCGAGTTCAAAGGTGTCATCGAGCCGCTTGCCGACCTCTACAAGGACGAGGTCCGCGATGTGGCCGGCGGGCTCGGCCTTCCCGTGGAGATCCAGCACCGGATGCCTTTCCCGGGACCGGGACTCGCCGTCAGGGTGCTCGGCGAGGTGACGAGGGAGAAGATCGCGATCGTCCGGGAGGCAAACGCCATCGTCGAGGAGTGCCTGGTGGAGAAGTTCCAGCCCTGGCAGTGCTTTGCCGCGCTCCTCGGCCTCGGGACCGGGGTCAAAGGAGACATCCGGCTGCACGGCTGGATCGTCGCGGTCCGGGCCGTCCAGTCACGGGACGGTATGACCGCCGACCCCCTGCTCCTGCCCTACGACACCCTTGCCCGGATAGCGACCAGGATCACCGCCGAGATCCCCGGTGTCGCCCGGGTCGTCTACGACGTCACCCCCAAACCCCCCGCGACGATCGAGTACGAGTGA
- a CDS encoding acetylornithine transaminase has protein sequence MEEDSRELDARYYMPAFSRTMKIVRGAGSRVWDDQGREYIDCVAGIAVCSTGHCHPKVVEAICDQAHRLIHCSNLYYVPNQAELAEKLVGITGLSKAFLSNSGAEANEGAIKLARVRTGKKKFVAFTHGFHGRTCGSLAVTHKPAIREPFEPLSPACTFVDYGDLDALAEAVDRDTAGVFVEPIQGEAGVLIPPDSYLRGIREICDDAGALMIVDEVQTGMGRTGKWLAIQHTGVTPDIVTLAKGLASGFPIGALVAREGLEFGRSEHGSTFAGGPLACAAALATIGVIEEVLPDVARKGERFMKGLAPHNPRGRGLMIGITVGDRCAEIQRTCAEHGVLVNCAADGNLRLIPPLVITDEEINAALGVINAALD, from the coding sequence ATGGAAGAAGATTCACGGGAACTTGATGCTCGCTACTACATGCCCGCGTTTTCCCGGACGATGAAGATCGTCCGCGGTGCGGGGTCGCGCGTCTGGGACGACCAGGGACGGGAGTACATCGACTGCGTGGCCGGGATCGCGGTCTGCAGCACCGGCCACTGCCACCCGAAGGTGGTAGAGGCGATCTGCGACCAGGCTCACCGGCTGATCCACTGCTCAAACCTCTACTACGTCCCGAACCAGGCGGAACTTGCGGAGAAACTGGTGGGGATCACGGGACTATCCAAAGCGTTCCTCTCGAACTCCGGCGCGGAGGCGAATGAAGGCGCGATAAAACTCGCCCGCGTCCGGACGGGGAAAAAGAAGTTCGTCGCGTTCACTCACGGGTTCCACGGCAGGACCTGCGGGTCGCTCGCCGTCACCCACAAACCCGCGATCCGGGAGCCGTTCGAGCCGCTCTCGCCCGCCTGCACCTTCGTGGACTACGGCGACCTGGACGCTCTCGCGGAGGCCGTCGATAGGGATACCGCGGGTGTCTTCGTCGAGCCGATCCAGGGAGAAGCAGGGGTCCTGATCCCGCCCGACAGTTACCTCCGGGGCATCCGGGAGATCTGCGACGATGCCGGCGCGCTGATGATCGTCGACGAGGTGCAGACCGGGATGGGCCGGACCGGCAAGTGGCTTGCCATCCAGCACACCGGCGTCACCCCCGACATCGTCACGCTCGCAAAAGGGCTTGCAAGCGGCTTTCCGATCGGCGCGCTCGTCGCCCGCGAGGGGCTTGAGTTTGGAAGGAGCGAGCACGGCAGCACCTTTGCCGGAGGGCCGCTCGCCTGTGCGGCGGCACTCGCGACGATCGGCGTCATCGAGGAGGTCCTCCCCGATGTCGCGCGGAAGGGCGAGCGGTTCATGAAAGGCCTTGCCCCCCACAACCCGCGGGGCCGCGGCCTGATGATCGGCATCACGGTCGGCGACCGGTGCGCGGAGATCCAGCGCACCTGCGCCGAGCACGGGGTGCTCGTCAACTGCGCAGCCGATGGGAATCTCCGCCTGATCCCCCCGCTGGTGATCACGGACGAAGAGATCAACGCGGCTCTCGGTGTCATCAATGCGGCACTTGATTAG
- the hisC gene encoding histidinol-phosphate transaminase, whose amino-acid sequence MRHLIRACFSGATGYSYAKKAEDVAREHGIDRVARLASNENPRPPSPAAIEAATAALRTINRYPDERASALVEALRRYHGDYRFVTGAGMDGVIETVIRTVVEPGETVVVSTPTFSFYGLAAAAHGARVVSVPRREKDFSVDTAGFIEACRGAKLAFLCTPNNPTGNSVPPEAVEEILEGMEGLLFLDNAYVDFADLDYRPLMQRHENLILGRTMSKIFALAGLRVGYAFVPGWLEPFYHRAATPFALNSVSLAAAAGALTDPDRVLEARDHIREWRQRFLEEIPFKTYPSDANFVMIDVAPHTGDEATERLAAKGVLVRSCTGFPGLGNRFIRVSIGEDWENIRFLEAIKDL is encoded by the coding sequence ATGCGGCACTTGATTAGAGCGTGCTTTTCGGGCGCGACGGGATACTCCTACGCCAAGAAGGCGGAGGATGTCGCGCGGGAGCACGGCATCGACCGGGTGGCACGCCTCGCGAGCAACGAGAACCCCCGGCCGCCCTCGCCCGCCGCAATCGAAGCGGCGACAGCCGCTCTCCGGACGATCAATCGTTACCCGGACGAGCGGGCGTCGGCGCTCGTCGAGGCCCTCCGCCGCTACCACGGCGACTACCGGTTCGTCACCGGCGCAGGGATGGACGGCGTCATCGAGACGGTGATCCGGACGGTCGTCGAGCCCGGGGAGACGGTGGTCGTCTCGACCCCAACCTTCTCATTCTACGGGCTCGCGGCCGCGGCGCACGGTGCCCGGGTCGTGAGCGTCCCCCGCCGGGAGAAGGACTTCTCGGTCGATACGGCGGGATTCATCGAGGCATGCCGGGGGGCGAAACTCGCCTTCCTCTGCACCCCGAACAACCCCACGGGGAACTCGGTCCCGCCGGAAGCGGTCGAGGAGATCCTCGAGGGGATGGAGGGGCTGCTCTTCCTCGACAACGCTTACGTCGACTTTGCGGATCTTGACTACCGCCCCCTCATGCAGCGGCACGAGAACCTGATCCTCGGGCGGACGATGTCGAAGATCTTCGCCCTCGCCGGGCTGCGGGTCGGCTACGCCTTCGTCCCCGGGTGGCTGGAACCGTTCTACCACCGGGCGGCGACCCCGTTTGCGCTGAACTCGGTCTCTCTCGCGGCGGCCGCCGGGGCGCTTACCGACCCCGACCGGGTGCTTGAAGCCCGCGACCACATCCGGGAGTGGAGGCAGCGGTTCCTCGAGGAGATCCCGTTTAAGACGTATCCCTCGGACGCAAACTTTGTTATGATAGACGTCGCTCCTCACACCGGGGACGAGGCGACGGAACGCCTCGCGGCGAAGGGCGTCCTCGTCCGATCCTGCACCGGTTTCCCGGGACTCGGCAACCGTTTCATCAGGGTCAGCATCGGCGAAGACTGGGAGAACATTCGATTCCTCGAGGCGATCAAAGACTTATGA
- a CDS encoding adenylate kinase family protein — MMTGITGTPGTGKTSIAAELEHRGYPVVRLADTVRPYIIEEDCSRQTLVVDVDRWVEEFEAVDGLVEGHLAHLLPCDRVVVLRCRPDILRQRLAPRNYPEGKVAENVEAEALDVILIETLEEHPEDHVFEIDTTDLSVGECADRIEQVIRGELPPSCGSIDWTDYLEPGR, encoded by the coding sequence ATGATGACGGGCATCACCGGCACGCCGGGAACAGGGAAGACATCCATCGCGGCCGAACTCGAGCACCGGGGCTACCCGGTCGTCCGCCTGGCCGATACGGTGCGGCCCTACATCATCGAGGAGGACTGCTCCCGCCAGACGCTGGTGGTGGACGTCGACCGGTGGGTGGAAGAGTTCGAGGCGGTCGACGGGCTTGTCGAGGGGCACCTCGCGCACCTCCTCCCCTGCGACCGGGTAGTGGTGCTCCGGTGCCGTCCCGACATCCTGCGGCAGCGTCTCGCGCCGCGGAACTACCCGGAGGGGAAGGTCGCGGAGAACGTCGAGGCGGAGGCGCTCGACGTCATCCTGATCGAGACGCTCGAGGAACACCCGGAAGATCACGTCTTTGAGATTGATACGACCGATCTCTCCGTCGGCGAATGTGCAGACCGGATCGAGCAGGTTATCCGGGGAGAACTCCCGCCTTCCTGCGGGTCCATCGACTGGACCGATTACCTGGAGCCCGGCAGATGA
- a CDS encoding CDP-alcohol phosphatidyltransferase family protein, giving the protein MTLDQFRPHVQGIVQPVVNLARKIGVTPNGLTIASFFVSILAGIAFYAGGVVLGVVMVVFNAVFDALDGALARDMGIAGLRGDFLDHVIDRYADIFIITGIFAGGAASWPIGVFALTGVLMSSYLGTQAQAVGVGRFYGGILGRADRLVLIIIAGVLTVLLPGEIYGLNYLGWLLVIFGVLGHYTAFQRFAHVWRQIEKK; this is encoded by the coding sequence ATGACACTGGACCAGTTCCGGCCGCATGTGCAGGGCATCGTGCAGCCCGTGGTGAACCTGGCAAGAAAGATCGGGGTCACTCCGAACGGGCTGACGATTGCATCGTTTTTTGTTTCGATACTTGCCGGTATTGCGTTCTATGCCGGGGGGGTCGTGCTCGGCGTCGTCATGGTCGTCTTCAACGCCGTCTTCGACGCGCTTGACGGAGCGCTCGCCCGGGACATGGGGATCGCGGGCCTCCGCGGGGATTTCCTGGACCATGTCATCGACCGGTACGCCGACATCTTCATCATCACCGGGATCTTTGCGGGCGGCGCCGCATCCTGGCCGATCGGCGTCTTCGCGCTGACCGGGGTCCTGATGTCCTCATACCTCGGCACCCAGGCGCAGGCCGTCGGGGTGGGAAGGTTTTACGGGGGCATTCTCGGCCGGGCAGACCGCCTGGTGTTGATCATCATCGCCGGCGTGCTCACGGTGCTGCTTCCGGGAGAGATCTACGGTCTGAACTACCTCGGGTGGCTTCTCGTCATATTCGGCGTCCTCGGGCACTACACCGCCTTCCAGCGTTTCGCCCACGTCTGGCGGCAGATCGAAAAAAAGTGA
- a CDS encoding TspO/MBR family protein, which translates to MASVYVRVTQLFTSITICLLAALIGSIFTTPAIPTWYAALAKPELNPPAWVFGPVWTVLYILMGIALYLVWSRGWGQKNVRVAMAIFGIQLVLNVLWSYLFFGLQAPYFAFLEIVLLWIAILMTIAAFYRVSVSAAVLLVPYLLWVSFAAYLNYGIYVLNP; encoded by the coding sequence GTGGCATCTGTATACGTCCGGGTTACCCAGTTATTTACTTCGATCACGATCTGCCTGCTTGCGGCGCTGATCGGGTCGATCTTCACGACACCAGCAATCCCGACCTGGTACGCCGCTCTTGCGAAACCCGAGCTGAACCCTCCTGCGTGGGTCTTCGGTCCCGTCTGGACGGTACTCTACATTCTCATGGGCATCGCGCTCTATCTTGTCTGGAGCAGGGGGTGGGGACAGAAGAACGTACGCGTCGCTATGGCGATCTTCGGCATCCAGCTTGTCTTAAACGTCCTCTGGTCGTACCTCTTCTTCGGACTCCAGGCACCGTACTTCGCTTTTCTCGAGATCGTGCTCCTCTGGATTGCAATCCTCATGACGATAGCCGCCTTCTACCGGGTATCGGTATCCGCGGCGGTGCTCCTCGTCCCCTACCTTCTCTGGGTGAGTTTTGCGGCCTACCTCAACTACGGCATCTACGTCCTCAACCCGTGA
- a CDS encoding hybrid sensor histidine kinase/response regulator — protein MSEPLRVLLIGENPGDLRSVREMLGECGREVEVAHCGRPEDGLALVSGGGIDVVLLDLDLAAGQGTAAFDRLRRTAPDIPIIVLTAGGDDPAALRAMQRGAQDYLVKEKTDGELLCRAVRYALERTRVELALRHSETMYRRLVENLNEGVLAVNETGIITFANPRMEEILGCPAGSLIGSPITGLFDGTVSAAGHPFCWLTDRRQEFELDLLHSDGRSIHALVVTSPIIDTAGAFGGCLAGVLDITGRKRAEEALRQSEQKYRLVVESLSEGIWVIDRDACTSFVNPRMAEMLGYAPAEMIGKSLYSFLSPSCGAAMRDRLNCRRDGTREQYECEFVRKEGDRITALMIASPFTDESGEFRGSIAGVMDITERKRAEEETRTRNEQLMVLNQVVGVSAASLSLAELLEESLEKTLELMGFHVGIVYMLDAERKRALLQHQRGLPTSCMSRSRIIKVHHWPFNFIFIAGQPRYMQRQPDLSSIEASILEELEVSALACIPLIAESVVVGAVYVGSRTKESFSREEMTLLEMVGKEIGSGILKGMLHKKLEAANREANLYLDIMTHDIRNAENVSGLYADLLTEMLEGEGALYARKIRSSIERSAEILGNVTTIRRIHHDSPDVGPVDLDLVIREEVAAFPDVAIEFSVSHRQVWADDLLSEVFANLIRNAVKSGGPEVRIAIRVDDYDGENVLVSVEDTGPGIPDPMKESIFSRFERGWVGGCGDGLGLFIVRTLVERYGGTIRVEDRVEERQDLGAVFRFTLREALPTGGDEDDEYPDGEEYE, from the coding sequence ATGAGCGAACCGTTGAGAGTATTGTTGATCGGGGAGAACCCCGGCGATCTCCGGAGTGTCCGGGAGATGCTCGGGGAGTGCGGACGCGAGGTCGAGGTGGCGCACTGCGGACGCCCCGAAGACGGGCTTGCTCTGGTATCGGGGGGTGGAATCGACGTGGTGCTCCTCGACCTCGATCTCGCGGCCGGGCAGGGGACGGCGGCCTTCGACCGCCTGCGCCGGACGGCGCCCGACATCCCGATCATCGTGCTCACCGCGGGGGGAGACGACCCCGCTGCCCTCCGTGCGATGCAGCGCGGCGCGCAGGATTACCTCGTCAAAGAGAAGACCGACGGCGAACTGCTCTGCCGGGCCGTCAGGTACGCACTGGAGCGGACGCGGGTGGAACTCGCGCTCCGGCACTCGGAGACGATGTACAGGAGACTGGTCGAGAACCTCAACGAAGGCGTTCTCGCCGTGAACGAGACCGGTATCATCACCTTCGCAAACCCGCGCATGGAGGAGATCCTCGGTTGCCCTGCCGGAAGCCTGATAGGGTCGCCGATCACCGGGCTCTTCGACGGGACCGTTTCGGCCGCCGGACATCCGTTCTGCTGGCTGACCGACCGGAGGCAGGAGTTCGAACTGGACCTTCTCCACAGCGACGGGAGAAGCATCCACGCCCTCGTGGTCACGTCGCCGATCATCGATACTGCCGGCGCCTTTGGCGGATGTCTTGCCGGGGTGCTCGACATCACCGGCCGCAAAAGGGCGGAGGAGGCGCTCAGGCAGAGCGAGCAGAAGTACCGGCTCGTCGTGGAGAGCCTCAGCGAGGGGATATGGGTGATCGACCGGGACGCCTGCACGTCGTTTGTCAACCCCCGGATGGCGGAGATGCTCGGCTATGCCCCGGCAGAGATGATTGGAAAGTCCCTCTATTCGTTCCTCTCTCCTTCCTGCGGTGCCGCGATGCGGGACCGTCTGAACTGCCGGAGAGACGGCACCCGGGAGCAGTACGAGTGCGAATTCGTCCGGAAGGAAGGCGACCGGATCACCGCGCTGATGATAGCGTCTCCGTTCACCGATGAATCCGGAGAATTCCGGGGCTCTATTGCCGGCGTGATGGATATCACCGAACGAAAACGGGCGGAAGAGGAGACCCGCACCCGGAACGAGCAGCTCATGGTACTCAACCAGGTGGTCGGGGTCTCGGCTGCCTCCCTCTCTCTTGCCGAACTCCTGGAGGAGTCGCTCGAGAAGACGCTCGAATTGATGGGGTTCCATGTCGGCATCGTCTACATGCTCGATGCCGAGCGCAAGCGGGCCCTGCTGCAGCACCAGAGGGGGCTGCCCACATCGTGCATGTCCCGGAGCCGTATCATCAAGGTCCACCACTGGCCGTTCAACTTCATCTTCATCGCCGGCCAGCCCCGCTACATGCAGCGGCAGCCCGACCTGAGTTCCATCGAGGCCAGCATACTCGAGGAGCTCGAGGTATCGGCGCTCGCCTGCATCCCTCTCATCGCCGAATCGGTCGTTGTCGGGGCGGTTTATGTCGGCAGCAGGACGAAGGAATCCTTCTCCCGCGAGGAGATGACGCTTCTGGAGATGGTGGGAAAAGAGATCGGGTCGGGTATCCTGAAAGGGATGCTGCACAAGAAACTGGAGGCGGCGAACCGGGAGGCGAACCTCTACCTGGATATCATGACGCACGATATCAGGAACGCCGAGAACGTCTCGGGTCTCTATGCCGATCTCCTCACCGAGATGCTGGAGGGTGAGGGTGCGCTGTATGCGAGAAAGATCCGGAGCAGCATCGAGAGAAGCGCAGAGATCCTCGGGAACGTCACCACCATCCGCCGCATTCACCACGACTCGCCCGACGTCGGGCCGGTCGACCTCGATCTCGTCATCAGGGAGGAAGTCGCCGCCTTCCCGGACGTTGCGATTGAGTTTTCGGTCAGCCATCGCCAGGTCTGGGCGGACGATCTCCTCTCCGAGGTCTTCGCCAACCTTATCCGGAACGCCGTCAAGTCCGGCGGTCCGGAGGTCAGGATCGCCATCCGGGTGGACGATTACGACGGCGAGAACGTGCTGGTCTCCGTCGAGGATACCGGGCCGGGCATTCCCGACCCCATGAAGGAGTCGATCTTTTCCCGGTTCGAGCGGGGATGGGTCGGGGGGTGCGGCGACGGGCTCGGGCTCTTCATCGTCCGCACCCTCGTCGAGCGCTACGGCGGCACCATCCGCGTGGAAGACCGGGTGGAGGAGCGGCAGGATCTCGGTGCGGTGTTCAGGTTTACTCTCCGCGAAGCCCTCCCTACCGGGGGCGACGAAGACGACGAGTATCCAGACGGGGAGGAATACGAGTGA